A DNA window from Danio aesculapii chromosome 14, fDanAes4.1, whole genome shotgun sequence contains the following coding sequences:
- the LOC130241198 gene encoding protocadherin alpha-8-like yields the protein MEPGGQRRGWECLWISLCFSLCFGQHVSGQIRYSVPEELKEGSVVGHIAKDLGLDVSALVNRRFRIVSGSKDALFQVNQNNGVLYVHKNIDREELCDGNGACLINLKLVVEDPLEIHYVVVEITDVNDNSPTFTEEEQHFEIAEHTPIGTRFQIQAARDADTAVNNVRSYKLSQNEHFEVETMNRDEEKLPILVLKKALDREKAAEHRLILTAVDGGNPPRSGNLNVIVTVLDVNDNRPAFSQDSYSVTVKENAAIGTVLLKLNATDLDEGSNGVVEYTFGRNLKRTVQNLFILDSATGEIQIKGELDFEASEVYKLDVQASDKGQPPLAAESVVIIKIIDINDNAPEIDLTSLSSIVSEDSKPGTLISLISISDKDSGINGKTVPSVSDNAPFELKPSFQENVYSLVTKGKLDRELMSRYDITISVTDLGQPPLSSFKSLSVEVSDVNDNCPEFSHDPMELYLMENNAPGAAILSVTAFDKDLDKNAMIIYNIIKSDSAQNDMASFLNINSETGVIYALNRFDFEAVKKFQFQVVATDSGSPSLSSNVTVNVFILDQNDNGPVILYPVSANGSAEGVEEIPRNVNAGHLVTKVRAYDADIGYNGWLLFSLQEVSEHSLFALDRYTGQIRTLRSFTETDEAQHKLLILVKDNGNVSLSATATVIVKVVEPKEAFAAPDDKNTVKDEEENNVTFYLIITLGSVSVLFVISIIVLIVMQCSKSTDYSSKYLQDANYDGTLCHSIQYRSGDKRYMLVGPRMSIGSTIAPGSNRNTLVIPDRRRRDSGEVRLLTNSNYNHVLPDRVAN from the exons ATGGAACCCGGAGGACAAAGGCGCGGATGGGAGTGCTTGTGGATTTCTCTGTGCTTCTCTTTGTGCTTTGGACAACATGTTTCAGGTCAGATAAGATATTCTGTTCCGGAGGAATTGAAAGAAGGATCTGTTGTAGGGCATATTGCTAAGGATCTTGGCCTTGATGTCAGCGCTTTAGTTAACCGGAGGTTTCGCATCGTGTCTGGATCAAAAGACGCTCTTTTTCAGGTAAATCAAAACAATGGCGTGTTATATGTCCACAAGAACATCGACAGAGAGGAGCTCTGTGATGGAAATGGCGCATGCTTGATTAATCTGAAATTGGTTGTCGAAGATCCCTTAGAAATACATTACGTCGTGGTGGAGATAACCGATGTTAATGATAATTCACCCACATTTACAGAAGAGGAGCAGCATTTTGAGATTGCAGAACACACACCCATAGGGACACGCTTCCAAATACAGGCAGCACGGGATGCTGATACGGCCGTGAATAACGTCAGGTCGTATAAACTGAGTCAGAATGAGCATTTTGAAGTGGAGACGATGAATAGAGATGAAGAAAAATTACCGATTTTGGTTTTAAAGAAAGCACTTGATCGTGAAAAAGCTGCAGAGCATAGATTAATACTTACTGCAGTCGATGGTGGAAACCCTCCACGGTCAGGAAATCTTAATGTTATTGTTACTGTGCTTGATGTGAATGACAACCGACCTGCGTTCAGTCAAGACTCTTACTCTGTAACAGTGAAAGAAAATGCTGCAATCGGAACAGTATTGCTAAAACTTAACGCAACCGACTTGGACGAGGGCTCAAATGGAGTTGTTGAGTATACATTCGGAAGGAACCTAAAACGCACAGTGCAAAATCTTTTTATATTGGATAGTGCAACAGGAGAGATTCAAATTAAAGGTGAACTAGACTTTGAGGCTTCAGAGGTGTACAAGTTAGACGTACAGGCCTCTGATAAAGGCCAGCCACCATTAGCAGCGGAATCCGtcgttattattaaaattatagatATAAATGATAACGCACCTGAAATAGACCTCACGTCGCTTTCTAGTATAGTTTCTGAAGATTCTAAACCAGGTACTCTAATTTCGTTAATCAGCATCAGTGACAAAGACTCTGGTATAAATGGAAAGACAGTACCGAGTGTCTCTGATAATGCACCCTTTGAGCTGAAACCATCATTTCAAGAAAATGTTTATTCCCTTGTGACGAAGGGAAAACTAGATCGAGAACTCATGTCCCGTTATGATATAACAATATCAGTCACTGATTTAGGACAACCGCCTTTATCCTCCTTTAAATCACTAAGCGTGGAGGTGTCAGATGTTAATGATAACTGTCCTGAATTTTCTCATGACCCGATGGAATTATATTTAATGGAAAATAACGCGCCTGGAGCCGCCATACTATCTGTGACCGCATTCGATAAAGATTTAGATAAAAACGCAATgattatatacaatattattaaaagtgACTCCGCGCAAAATGATATGGCATCTTTCTTAAACATTAACTCCGAGACAGGGGTTATTTACGCCTTAAACCGTTTTGATTTTGAAGCAGTTAAAAAGTTTCAGTTCCAAGTTGTGGCCACAGACTCTGGAAGTCCATCTCTGAGCAGTAACGTGACAGTGAACGTGTTTATTCTGGATCAGAACGACAACGGTCCAGTGATCTTATATCCAGTCAGCGCTAACGGTTCTGCTGAGGGTGTGGAAGAGATTCCCCGTAATGTGAACGCAGGTCATTTGGTGACTAAAGTCAGAGCCTATGACGCAGATATAGGATACAACGGCTGGTTATTATTCTCACTGCAGGAAGTTAGTGAGCACAGTCTCTTTGCTTTGGACCGCTATACAGGACAGATAAGGACCCTTCGCTCATTCACAGAAACAGACGAGGCCCAGCATAAACTGCTCATACTGGTTAAAGACAATGGGAACGTTTCACTCTCAGCAACAGCGACTGTGATTGTCAAAGTTGTGGAGCCCAAAGAGGCTTTTGCAGCTCCTGAtgataaaaacacagtaaaagacGAGGAGGAAAACAACGTCACATTTTATTTGATCATCACTTTGGGCTCGGTTTCAGTGCTTTTCGTCATCAGCATCATCgtgttgattgtaatgcagtgcTCCAAATCTACAGACTATTCGTCCAAGTATTTACAGGACGCAAATTATGACGGGACTCTGTGTCACAGCATCCAGTACAGATCTGGAGACAAACGCTACATGTTAGTTGGACCCAGAATGAGTATCGGCTCTACTATAGCACCAGGCAGTAATAGAAATACTCTAGTCATACCAGATCGCAGGAGGAGAGATTCTGGAGAGGTAAGACTGCTGACTAATTCTAACTACAATCACG TTTTGCCGGATCGTGTTGCAAACTGA
- the LOC130240861 gene encoding protocadherin gamma-A11-like codes for MGKDGQRRKLGNWWIALCLILHCKQRVSAQIRYSVPEEVKEGTHVGNIAKDLGLDVSSLEHRRFRIVSGSKDSFFQVNQNNGVLYVHKKIDREEICDGNAACVLNLKIAVENPLEVHYVEVEITDVNDHSPSFPEKDLHIEIAENTLKGTRFGLPTARDLDVGVNSIRTYRLGQNEHFDIEIRDSEYGDKSPFLLLQKPLDRENKEKHVLTLTAVDGGNPPKSGTLNITVTVLDVNDNRPTCNRDTYTITLNENASPGFRVTFINATDPDEGVNGEVEYIYGRNVQRKIHDIFELDKVTGEIRVKGKIDFEENEIYSLNIMASDKGRPPMDTDCRVIIKIIDINDNEPEIDVTSLSNIVSEDAKPGTVISLISITDKDSGINGKVVCSLSGNSPFELKPYVQQNMYSLVTKESLDREFASHYDITITATDLGNPALSASKSLSIEVSDVNDNTPQFSHSPLEIYLFENNPPGQSIFSVSATDKDKNENAVIVYQIIRGDQTQGDMGSFLNINSETGVISALRSFDFETVKKFQFHILATDSGSPSLSSNVTVNVFILDQNDNVPVILYPVSANGSAEGVEEIPRNVNAGHLVTKVRAYDADIGYNGWLLFSLQEVSEHSLFALDRYTGQIRTLRSFTETDEAQHKLLILVKDNGNVSLSATATVIVKVVEPKEAFAAPDDKKAVKDEEENNVTFYLIITLGSVSVLFVISIIVLIVMQCSKSTDYSSKYLQDANYDGTLCHSIQYRSGDKRYMLVGPRMSIGSTIAPGSNRNTLVIPDRRRRDSGEVRMTD; via the coding sequence ATGGGTAAGGATGGACAAAGGCGCAAATTGGGGAACTGGTGGATTGCTTTGTGTTTGATCCTGCATTGTAAGCAGCGCGTTTCAGCGCAGATCAGATATTCGGTTCCGGAGGAGGTGAAAGAAGGAACACATGTGGGAAATATCGCTAAGGATCTCGGTCTTGATGTGAGTTCCTTAGAGCACAGGCGATTCCGTATCGTTTCTGGATCTAAGGACAGCTTTTTCCAGGTAAATCAGAACAATGGCGTCCTGTATGTTCATAAGAAAATCGACCGAGAGGAGATTTGTGATGGCAATGCTGCGTGTGTGCTGAATTTAAAGATTGCTGTTGAAAATCCGCTCGAGGTTCACTATGTTGAGGTTGAGATAACAGATGTAAATGATCACTCACCTTCATTTCCAGAAAAAGACTTGCACATTGAAATAGCGGAAAACACATTAAAAGGCACTCGTTTTGGTCTTCCTACCGCACGGGACTTGGATGTCGGTGTTAACTCTATCCGGACTTATCGGCTCGGACAAAATGAGCATTTTGACATAGAAATAAGAGACAGTGAATACGGTGATAAGAGTCCATTTCTGCTCTTACAGAAACCTTTGGATAGGGAGAATAAAGAGAAACACGTCCTAACTTTAACTGCAGTGGATGGAGGAAATCCTCCAAAATCAGGCACGTTAAATATTACTGTCACAGTCCTCGATGTAAACGACAACCGGCCAACATGCAACCGAGACACATACACTATTACTTTAAATGAGAACGCCTCTCCCGGATTCAGGGTTACGTTTATTAATGCAACTGACCCAGATGAAGGCGTTAACGGAGAAGTTGAATATATTTATGGTAGAAACGTCCAGCGTAAAATACATGATATTTTTGAGTTAGATAAAGTGACTGGTGAAATAAGAGTCAAAGGCAAAATAGATTTTGAAGAGAACGAAATATATAGTCTGAACATCATGGCTTCTGATAAGGGACGGCCTCCAATGGATACTGACTGCAGAGTTATCATTAAAATTATAGATATAAATGATAATGAGCCTGAGATTGACGTTACGTCCCTTTCTAATATTGTTTCTGAGGATGCAAAACCAGGAACAGTCATTTCTCTCATTAGTATTACAGACAAAGACTCAGGAATTAACGGTAAAGTTGTTTGTAGTTTGTCAGGAAATTCACCATTCGAGTTGAAACCTTATGTGCAGCAGAACATGTACTCTCTGGTAACTAAAGAGAGTTTAGACCGGGAGTTTGCGTCCCATTATGACATTACAATAACAGCTACTGATTTAGGCAACCCAGCTCTTTCTGCGTCAAAATCTTTAAGTATAGAAGTGTCTGATGTGAACGATAATACACCCCAGTTTTCCCACAGCCCTCTTGAAATTTATCTATTTGAGAATAATCCACCAGGACAATCCATATTCTCTGTGAGCGCCactgacaaagacaaaaatgaaaaCGCTGTTATTGTGTATCAGATTATAAGAGGCGATCAGACACAAGGCGATATGGGTTCATTCCTTAATATAAATTCTGAAACAGGAGTTATTAGTGCTCTGAGAAGTTTCGACTTTGAAACAGTAAAGAAGTTTCAGTTCCACATACTCGCCACAGACTCTGGAAGTCCATCTCTGAGCAGTAACGTGACAGTGAACGTGTTTATTCTGGATCAGAACGACAACGTTCCAGTGATCTTATATCCAGTCAGCGCTAACGGTTCTGCTGAGGGTGTGGAAGAGATTCCCCGTAATGTGAACGCAGGTCATTTGGTGACTAAAGTCAGAGCCTATGACGCAGATATAGGATACAACGGCTGGTTATTATTCTCACTGCAGGAAGTTAGTGAGCACAGTCTCTTTGCTTTGGACCGCTATACAGGACAGATAAGGACCCTTCGCTCATTCACAGAAACAGACGAGGCCCAGCATAAACTGCTCATACTGGTCAAAGACAATGGGAACGTTTCACTCTCAGCAACAGCGACTGTGATTGTCAAAGTTGTGGAGCCCAAAGAGGCTTTTGCAGCTCCTGATGATAAAAAGGCAGTAAAAGACGAGGAGGAAAACAACGTCACATTTTATTTGATCATCACTTTGGGCTCGGTTTCAGTGCTTTTCGTCATCAGCATCATCgtgttgattgtaatgcagtgcTCCAAATCTACAGACTATTCGTCCAAGTATTTACAGGACGCAAATTATGACGGGACTCTGTGTCACAGCATCCAGTACAGATCTGGAGACAAACGCTACATGTTAGTTGGACCCAGAATGAGTATCGGCTCTACTATAGCACCAGGCAGTAATAGGAATACTCTAGTCATACCAGATCGCAGGAGGAGAGACTCTGGAGAGGTAAGGATGACAGATTAA
- the LOC130241199 gene encoding protocadherin alpha-3-like yields MEAGGQRRRWENCWIALCISYLIIVGQQVSAQIRYSVAEEVKEGTVVGNIAKDLGLDVSSLVDRQFRIVSGSKEELFQINQDNGVLYVHKKIDRESLCVGSGVCMVNLKTVIENPLEIHYVEVDISDINDHSPIFLEKEQRLNIYENTLPGADYQLQAARDPDYGTNSVRSYKLSPNDYFEIRMREGDEEKIPFLVLKKAVDREITTKHKLILTAADGGNPSRSGALNITITVLDINDNRPVFSQEIYSLTLQENCRTGTVVTRVNATDIDEGSNGDIEYSFATLNSEVHDAFKLDQITGEIRVKEEIDFEDTEVYKFDIQASDKGHPPMSAKSRVVIKIIDVNDNSPEIEITSLSKNIPEDSKPGTVISLISVIDKDAGINGKVICQLNKNVPFELKPSFKDNMYSLVTKDRLDRETHSQYDITITASDLGQPSLTASTTLSVQISDVNDNAPEFIINPINIYLMENNAAGSSIISVSASDKDSAENAAISYHIIRGDGSQTDMSSFLNINSETGVVYSLKSFDYETLKTSHFHVLATDSGSPSLSSNVTVNVFILDQNDNVPVILYPVSANGSAEGVEEIPRNVNAGHLVTKVRAYDADIGYNGWLLFSLQEVSEHSLFALDRYTGQIRTLRSFTETDEAQHKLLILVKDNGNVSLSATATVIVKVVEPKEAFAAPDDKKAVKDEEENNVTFYLIITLGSVSVLFVISIIVLIVMQCSKSTDYSSKYLQDANYDGTLCHSIQYRSGDKRYMLVGPRMSIGSTIAPGSNRNTLVIPDRRRRDSGEVRLADLFQSYF; encoded by the coding sequence ATGGAAGCGGGAGGACAAAGGCGCAGATGGGAGAACTGCTGGATTGCTCTGTGTATTTCTTATCTTATTATCGTCGGACAGCAGGTTTCAGCTCAGATACGATATTCTGTTGCAGAAGAAGTCAAAGAAGGAACTGTTGTTGGAAATATTGCCAAGGATTTGGGTCTTGACGTAAGTAGCTTGGTGGACAGACAGTTTCGAATCGTTTCTGGATCTAAGGAGGAGCTTTTTCAGATAAATCAGGACAATGGCGTTTTGTACGTTCATAAGAAAATCGACAGAGAGTCTCTGTGTGTTGGCAGTGGAGTCTGTATGGttaatttaaaaactgttatCGAAAATCCTCTCGAGATTCATTATGTAGAAGTAGATATATCTGATATAAACGATCACTCTCCAATTTTTCTTGAAAAGGAGCAGCGTttgaatatttatgaaaatacacTACCTGGTGCTGATTATCAATTACAAGCTGCCAGAGATCCTGATTATGGTACTAATTCGGTTCGATCTTACAAATTAAGCCCTAATGATTATTTTGAAATTCGAATGAGAGAGGGCGATGAAGAGAAAATACCATTTTTAGTCCTGAAGAAGGCTGTTGATAGGGAGATTACTACAAAACACAAACTGATTTTAACAGCTGCTGATGGAGGAAATCCATCCAGATCTGGAGCTCTTAACATTACAATTACTGTTCTAGATATAAATGATAATCGCCCTGTATTTAGTCAAGAAATATATTCTTTGACGTTACAGGAGAATTGTAGAACTGGCACTGTAGTTACTCGAGTGAATGCTACTGACATTGATGAAGGCTCGAATGGTGATATTGAGTACAGCTTTGCAACGTTAAACAGCGAAGTACATGATGCTTTTAAACTCGATCAGATCACAGGTGAAATTCGTGTAAAGGAAGAAATAGATTTTGAAGATACAGAAGTTTATAAATTCGATATTCAGGCCTCTGATAAAGGGCATCCACCAATGTCTGCAAAATCTAGagttgttattaaaattattgatGTGAATGACAACAGCCCTGAGATTGAGATTACGTCACTTTCTAAGAACATTCCTGAGGATTCTAAACCTGGAACGGTGATTTCTCTGATCAGTGTGATCGATAAAGACGCCGGGATAAACGGTAAAGTCATTTGtcagttgaataaaaatgttCCCTTTGAGCTAAAGCCTTCTTTTAAGGACAATATGTACTCTTTAGTAACAAAAGATCGCTTAGATAGAGAGACTCATTCACAGTACGACATTACAATAACAGCCTCTGATTTAGGACAGCCGTCTTTGACTGCATCGACCACTCTAAGCGTTCAGATTTCTGATGTGAATGATAATGCTCCAGAATTTATTATAAATCCAATAAATATTTACCTGATGGAAAACAATGCTGCAGGTTCGTCCATAATTTCAGTCTCTGCCTCTGATAAAGACTCTGCTGAAAATGCCGCGATATCGTATCATATCATCAGAGGTGATGGATCACAGACTGATATGTCCTCTTTCTTGAATATAAATTCTGAGACAGGTGTTGTTTATTCACTAAAGAGCTTTGATTATGAGACATTAAAAACATCCCACTTTCACGTGCTCGCCACAGACTCTGGAAGTCCATCTCTGAGCAGTAACGTGACAGTGAACGTGTTTATTCTGGATCAGAACGACAACGTTCCAGTGATCTTATATCCAGTCAGCGCTAACGGTTCTGCTGAGGGTGTGGAAGAGATTCCCCGTAATGTGAACGCAGGTCATTTGGTGACTAAAGTCAGAGCCTATGACGCAGATATAGGATACAACGGCTGGTTATTATTCTCACTGCAGGAAGTTAGTGAGCACAGTCTCTTTGCTTTGGACCGCTATACAGGACAGATAAGGACCCTTCGCTCATTCACAGAAACAGACGAGGCCCAGCATAAACTGCTCATACTGGTCAAAGACAATGGGAACGTTTCACTCTCAGCAACAGCGACTGTGATTGTCAAAGTTGTGGAGCCCAAAGAGGCTTTTGCAGCTCCTGATGATAAAAAGGCAGTAAAAGACGAGGAGGAAAACAACGTCACATTTTATTTGATCATCACTTTGGGCTCGGTTTCAGTGCTTTTCGTCATCAGCATCATCgtgttgattgtaatgcaatgcTCCAAATCTACAGACTATTCGTCCAAGTATTTACAGGACGCAAATTATGACGGGACTCTGTGTCACAGCATCCAGTACAGATCTGGAGACAAACGCTACATGTTAGTTGGACCCAGAATGAGTATCGGCTCTACTATAGCACCAGGCAGTAATAGGAATACTCTAGTCATACCAGATCGCAGGAGGAGGGATTCTGGAGAGGTAAGACTGGCTGATTTATTTCAATCTTATTTTTGA
- the LOC130241200 gene encoding protocadherin alpha-2-like has protein sequence MEGGGQWPCWRITLSLLLCFGNVVSAQIKYIVPEEVKEGSVVGNIAKDLSLDISTLAHRRFRIVSGPDEPLFQVNQNNGEMHVNKRIDREKLCDANIVCSISLKCVVEDPLEVHYIEVEITDVNDNPPIFPRSEQQFEIAEHTLLGTRFQVQTARDPDLGINSVRHYKLSQNELFDIDVRERHETKIPFLVLKKALDRERQSKHKLILTATDGGNPSKSGNLNITVSVLDTNDNRPVFSRDSYSATILENAPLGSVVITINATDLDDGMNGEIEYSLGENLDGKMHDLFTLDKKTGELQVKGKIDFEEAGVFKLDVQASDKGQLPLIAEAELNIKVTDINDNAPEIEITSLSSVISENANPGTAIALISVSDKDSGVNGKIICTLTENMPFELKPSFKENMYSLVTKGRLDREATSMYEITVTALDLGKPPLSSCKVLNIQVSDVNDNPPEFTQNSFELYLSENNVLGASIFSVSAFDKDLKENAAIAYNLHQGDLTFLNINSETGIIYALKSFDYETTKTFHFHVFAADSGSPSLSSNVTVNVFILDQNDNVPVILYPVSANGSAEGVEEIPRNVNAGHLVTKVRAYDADIGYNGWLLFSLQEVSEHSLFALDRYTGQIRTLRSFTETDEAQHKLLILVKDNGNVSLSATATVIVKVVEPKEAFAAPDDKKAVKDEEENNVTFYLIITLGSVSVLFVISIIVLIVMQCSKSTDYSSKYLQDANYDGTLCHSIQYRSGDKRYMLVGPRMSIGSTIAPGSNRNTLVIPDRRRRDSGEVRNLINFNNISHVAINFISHFEESAICLHSHDIIELNMLFVLLTRLICNIL, from the coding sequence ATGGAAGGCGGAGGACAATGGCCGTGCTGGCGGATTACTCTTTCTTTGCTGTTGTGCTTCGGAAATGTGGTTAGCGCACAGATAAAATACATTGTACCCGAAGAGGTGAAGGAAGGATCTGTTGTGGGGAATATCGCAAAGGATTTAAGCCTTGATATCAGTACTTTGGCACACCGACGTTTTCGTATTGTTTCTGGACCTGATGAGCCGCTTTTTCAGGTAAACCAGAACAATGGAGAGATGCATGTCAATAAGAGAATCGACAGAGAGAAGCTATGTGATGCAAACATTGTTTGTTCGATAAGTCTGAAATGCGTTGTTGAAGATCCTTTAGAAGTGCATTACATAGAGGTTGAAATAACAGATGTAAATGACAACCCACCAATTTTCCCGAGATCTGAGCAGCAATTTGAAATAGCCGAGCATACGCTTTTGGGAACCCGTTTCCAAGTACAAACTGCCAGAGACCCTGATTTGGGAATAAATTCGGTCCGACATTATAAGTTAAGTCAGAATGAGCTGTTTGATATTGACGTTCGGGAAAGACATGAAACTAAAATACCATTTTTAGTCTTAAAAAAAGCGTTGGACAGAGAAAGACAAAGCAAACATAAACTAATTTTAACTGCGACAGATGGTGGAAACCCGTCTAAATCAGGGAATCTGAACATCACTGTTTCTGTTCTAGATACAAATGATAATCGACCTGTCTTTAGCCGCGACTCATATTCTGCAACAATCCTGGAAAATGCACCTCTCGGCTCTGTTGTAATTACTATAAACGCAACTGATTTAGATGATGGGATGAATGGCGAAATCGAGTACTCCTTAGGCGAAAATTTGGATGGAAAAATGCACGACTTATTTACGCTTGACAAGAAGACAGGTGAATTACAAGTTAAAGGGAAAATAGACTTTGAGGAAGCGGGTGTGTTTAAACTAGACGTGCAGGCATCAGATAAAGGCCAGCTTCCTCTTATAGCTGAAGCCGAACTCAACATTAAAGTCACAGATATTAATGATAACGCTCCTGAAATTGAGATAACATCCCTTTCTAGTGTTATATCGGAAAATGCAAATCCTGGAACCGCTATAGCTTTAATCAGCGTTTCAGACAAGGACTCTGGTGTTAATGGGAAAATAATTTGTACATTAACTGAAAACATGCCATTTGAGCTGAAACCATCCTTTAAGGAGAACATGTATTCACTAGTGACAAAAGGTCGTTTAGATAGAGAAGCAACGTCAATGTATGAAATCACTGTAACAGCCCTTGATTTAGGAAAGCCACCTTTGTCTTCttgtaaagtattaaatatacAGGTCTCTGATGTAAATGATAACCCGCCAGAGTTTACCCAAAATTCATTTGAGCTTTATTTGTCTGAAAACAATGTCCTTGGTGCTTCTATATTTTCTGTTTCTGCCTTTGATAAAGACTTAAAAGAAAATGCTGCGATTGCTTATAATCTGCATCAAGGTGATCTGACATTCCTGAATATTAATTCAGAAACGGGAATTATATATGCACTGAAAAGTTTTGATTATGAAACCACCAAGACATTTCACTTCCACGTTTTTGCTGCAGACTCTGGAAGTCCATCTCTGAGCAGTAACGTGACAGTGAACGTGTTTATTCTGGATCAGAACGACAACGTTCCAGTGATCTTATATCCAGTCAGCGCTAACGGTTCTGCTGAGGGTGTGGAAGAGATTCCCCGTAATGTGAACGCAGGTCATTTGGTGACTAAAGTCAGAGCCTATGACGCAGATATAGGATACAACGGCTGGTTATTATTCTCACTGCAGGAAGTTAGTGAGCACAGTCTCTTTGCTTTGGACCGCTATACAGGACAGATAAGGACCCTTCGCTCATTCACAGAAACAGACGAGGCCCAGCATAAACTGCTCATACTGGTCAAAGACAATGGGAACGTTTCACTCTCAGCAACAGCGACTGTGATTGTCAAAGTTGTGGAGCCCAAAGAGGCTTTTGCAGCTCCTGATGATAAAAAGGCAGTAAAAGACGAGGAGGAAAACAACGTCACATTTTATTTGATCATCACTTTGGGCTCGGTTTCAGTGCTTTTCGTCATCAGCATCATCgtgttgattgtaatgcagtgcTCCAAATCTACAGACTATTCGTCCAAGTATTTACAGGACGCAAATTATGACGGGACTCTGTGTCACAGCATCCAGTACAGATCTGGAGACAAACGCTACATGTTAGTTGGACCCAGAATGAGTATCGGCTCTACTATAGCACCAGGCAGTAATAGGAATACTCTAGTCATACCAGATCGCAGGAGGAGAGATTCTGGAGAGGTAAGAAATCTGATTAATTTCAATAACATTAGCCATGTTGCGATTAATTTTATAAGTCATTTTGAAGAAAGTGCTATATGTTTACACAGTCATGATATTATAGAGCTGAatatgttatttgttttgttgacacGTCTCATCTGTAATATATTATGA